From Chryseotalea sp. WA131a:
TCCGTAAAGTACACAGCCAATTGCAAATAGTCGCATGATAATGCTGAATGTCGAATACTTAGTCTGCGCATTTTCAATCGTCAGTGGGAGAACTCTTTGAACACTCCAGTCATCATTTAATTGCATTCCAAACTGGTAATTGGTATTGTCAAGTGTCCTTATTTTTAGGACTTGTCCACCTCCAAATAAAGAGTTAATTTTCACAAGTTGAGCAGTTGAAATGTTGTCAATTGGGATGGTCCACTTGCCACAAACAATTTTCTCGGTTGTCATAATTATCACTGCTCGCTGCGAATTAACCCAATCAATACCGCGTCTTACGTCTTGATTGTCAGTTGTCACTATGCCCTTTGAAGCGTCTGCTGCTACAACTGTCTCACTTGGGTTGTCAATCTGATATTTTTCTTTAACTCGGCTTGTCCCGTAAATGAAATCTACAAATCCCTTCACTAATTGATTTTTCATTGTCGTCTGGTCTGTCTTACAAAATGCCACATAACGCGAATATTTGCGATGGGCGGGGATTTTGAAACTGCGTCCTGTCCCACAAGCACAATTAAATTTAAGAAAACAAAACGAACTTGGCAACACGTCACCCCGCTATTGCATAAGCACAGTGTTAGCAGCTGGCAGTTTTCACTTACAATATGTTTTAATATTCTCGTCTGCCGTTTCATCCCCGAGTTCATTAGCTTTCGACCAGTCGTCACATGCTCCTTGCTTGTCGCCTTTACGAAATTTAGAATTTCCTCTATTCAAATAAGAAATTGAACTCTCAGGATTAATTTCAATCGATTTTGTATAATCAGCTATTGCTCCATCATAGTCCTTCATCTCATCTTTTATTGCTCCTCTATTTTCCAACGCTTCATAAAAATTTGGGTCAATTATAAGTGCAGCTGTATAATCTTCAATTGCTTCAAGTTGTCTACCTGTCGAAGCTTTTATATGCGCCCTGCTGTAATATGGTAAAGGAACTCTTTTCTCCAAGTCAATTGCTTTCGTGTAGTAAGCTTCTGCTTTTCGAACTTGTCCTTTGTCGAAAAACGCTGTCCCTTGGTTATAGTATTGTTCAGCGGTCAATCCTTCTTCCACTGTAAAATCTCCTTGGTCGGGGTTTGTCCCCCAGCCGTCAAAGTCGCAGTCATTATCAAAACCAATTTTGCACATTTGTTCGGTCCACTTTGTAACAGAACCGATATCCATCTTAATAGGTGTTGTCCACCCTGTCACCACCCAAAGTTTTGAGTCACTTGCTGATTTGTCTACAGTCTTAATATTATAACTCAATTTCTTTAACTCAATAGCGAGGTTACTTGCTTTATCTTGCTGGTCGGTATAAAAGAAAAACTCAAGGCTAAGTTCCGAGTCGTCACCCACGTGATATTTGTTCAATTGAGCCAGTGTTTGACTATTCATTTCCTTTTGCTTCTTGACAGTCTTTTTAAATGTCGATTCGCTAACATATCTGTCGTCCCTGTTGCCGAAAATGCTAAATAGTCCCATTGCTATAAAAATTAAAACTGTCGATATAATTATTATTTTAGTCCTCACTTTCTCAAAACTGCTTGCTGCTAACGGGAATATTTGCGATCGGGCGGGAATTTGAAACTGCGTCTTGTCCCCAGCACGAAACGCAATAAAGATAACAAAACTTTCAACCACACGTCAACCCCGCCTGACGCAAATATAGTGTTGGTGGCTGTGTGGCATTCTCCTCACTTCATTCTTAGCTGCGTCTTTCGTTCTCTTGTTCGTCTGAAGAACTTATTTTTTAGTTCTATATTCTCCTTCTTTAAGTATCTCAAGTCCAATTTCTCTCCTTGCTTTATTTGTCGTTTCAATATCGTCTACAGTAGGAGGCATTTCTTTCATTAGTTCTCTACTAAATTCAATATTTGTCCCATATAACTGACTCTTTCCATGCTTTAATCTCATGTTGTCAACGAACATACCAAATTGATTAGGGTCCATTCTCTTCTCCTTTACTTCTTTAAGTAAAAGTGTCTCCATTGACTCTATCTTTTTTGTCGGTGTATGAAAAAGCAGTACTTCGGCCGAAATTTTGTCGCCAAGTCTATTGTCTGATGGCCAACCATATTTTGTCACGATTTTTTCAAGAGCTATTATGTTTTCCAAGTCTAAGTTATTTTGCATCGTCCATAATGAGTCGGATATGTTCTTGGCCAACTTCTTCTTATTACTCATCATGAATTTCATTTGCTCATCATTTGATAAACTTTTGATACTGTCAGCTGTCTCTTGTCTTAATGTCCCGTAAGATAATAATGAACGATACTTTTGGTCGCTTTTTAACATTCTTTGTATTTCGGTCTTTATTAATTCCTTGTCTTCGTTTTTTAAATCTTGTCCATAAGTCAAGGTCATAATTACTGTTACTAATCCTGTCAAAATAAATTGTCTCATAGTTACTTTTTTATTTGTCGTCTCTTTTTAGCCACATGGCCACCAACGTGAGTATTTGCGTTCGAGCGGGGCTTCCGAAGCCACGTGCTGTCCCCGACAGCGAACGCAATAAAGATACGAAAATGTTGGATTACACGTCAACCCCGCTTGACGCAAATACATTGTTGCATGCTGTTGGGTTTCGTCCGTTAATCGTTACCGAGTCTTTCATTGTCAGCCGTTAAATTTAAAGCCCAAGTCCTTGTCGTTGGTCAAGAAACCCAACTGCGTAAATATTTGAATTTAGTCTTAACCCAATTCGCTCCCAAACTTTATCATCGTGTAAGTCACTGTCCATGGAGCCAGCGCAAAAACGCTGTTATCGGCAGGCTTTAAAACTCTCTCTTTTGAGTTCTTTTAAATTTAAACCTTTCCTATTCCTATTTACAGTTTCAAAGTCCTCAATACAAGGTTTCTCTTGTGGGTATAGTCCATACATAGACTTTTTAAGGTAGTGTGTATAGTATCTATCAAATGCTAAGCCTAATTCCCAACCTTCAATATTCCCTTTTCTACACTCAGCTAAATAAAGTTCATAATTCTCTATTTCAATAAGTCTGTCAGGATTATGGATTAAAATTAGAAAAGGGTTTACAGAACAGTCTGAGTCACCAATTCTTTTTTTGTCTGGATAACCAAACATTTTTGTAATCATTGTCAGTTGATAAAATTGAACAGAGTCAACTTTTTTTTGGATTTCGATTGATACAATTTCAGTTCTTACTCTCCTGTCCTCAGAAAGCATTTTACAAATAACAGTTCTTAAGGAGTCTTTCGTTACCTCGTTAATGAATTGTCCGCTACTTGTTAATGAACAAAGTGTCAAAATGATTGTTATAATTTTTACATGCATAGACTTGCCTCTACGGATTAATAATGTTGAAAGTGTCATTTTGGTTTTTGTCGGACCTAAACTTTATCATCTTATACGTCACTGTCCACGGAGCCGACCCAATTGCATGCAACGCTAATATTTGCGATCGGGCGGGAATTTAGAACTGCGTCCTGTCCCACACACGAAGCGGAATAAAGATAACAAAACTTTGAACTACACGTCAACCCCGCCTGGCGCAAATATATTGTTGCCAGCTGTTTTACTTACTCAAATCAAAGTAGTCCGTCTCGTTTGTCGGCATATAATTTATATTTCTCGCCAAACTCAAGTTCAAGTCCAATGCGTATCAGTCCCGGAAATGCAAACCAAAATCCTTTTTCAATTTTTAATTCGAGATTTTCAACAGCGTTGTCCTCTCTGTACCATTTTAAGTGTTGTTCGTCCAACGGTTCACTATCGATCTTTAATAACTTCGTCCGATGTCGAGTCATTAAGTTTTTAAACTTTGCGACAGTGTCAACTCCAAAGTCCAAAAGTTCTTTTAATTCCTCTTGGTAGTCCGACTTTGAAAAGTCGTTCTGACAAGGAAATAACGTCAACATTGTCGAATATACTTTGTCAGCTGTCAATTTCATTGTGTCGTGTCTGTCCCGTAAAATTGCTGGCAACGGCCAAGTTTGTGACGGCTGCGGTCTTCGGAGCGCGTCCCTGTCGCACGTGGCAGAGCTAAATTAAGAAAAACAAACCGAATAACCGCACCGCACCCGCAGCTGGCATAAACTTTTTGTTATGCGAACAGCCCCAGAAACTGTTCAGGGGCCGAAAAACCGTCCACCGTGGCGGGTGCGCCTGCGTCCCTGTTCCGGAGCGGTGAAGCGTGGCGCGGTGAAGAAATTGTCGACCGCGTCACCGTCCCCACGCAATGGTGAACCAATTTGAAAAGCTGCAAAACAAATAAGCAAAGGCGCTGGATGAATTTTGTTTTACGGTCTCAAAATCCTGCGCGTCCGCGGGCCTTGCGCATAACGTGAAAATTTGCGATCGGGCGGGAATTGGGAACTGCGTCCTGTCCCACACACAAAGCGCAATAAATATAACAAAACTTTGAACTACACGTCAACCCCGCCTGACGCAAATATATTGTTGTGGGCAGCCCTTCACCTAACTTTCAATATTCCTTTGTCCCAGAATTCGGTCTCTAATTTATTAATCACTTTGTTTAAGGTGTCGGTTGGTACGCTTTCAAGGAATACGTCCTGTTTATAATTATTTAAGTCCTCAAAAAAATCGGTTCGCATTACTCTCCAAAGGAAATAAGTTTGGTTTTCAAACTTATAAGTCCAAATACTGAAGTCGTCAGTAAAGGTTGATCCTTTGACCAAATATTTGTCCGATTGCTCATACTGTCCGCTAGCGAGTAGATCAAAAAGTCGATCCTTTGTTAACTGCCTTATTTCGTCCTCTAATTCTTTAGCTCTTTCAAATTCGTTCAGAGTCCCAAGTAAGTAACCGCTTAAAAATATTATGTCCGTGAATGTCCCGATAAACTTATTCTTTATCCATATTCTTCCATATCCCATGTCTCTCGGGTAGTCGTCCGAGAATGAGTATTCAACAGCAAATTCGTCTTTGTCCCCGATGATCATACTTTGTTAAAGGTTGCCCACAACGATTTGTGCTTATGCCAGTAGCGGGATTTTGAAACTGCGTCCTGTCCCACAAGCACAACTAAATTTATGAAAACAAAACGAACTTGCCAACACGTCACCCCGCTATTGCATAAGCACAGTGTTGGTGGCTGGCGTTTTTCAGTCACTCTTTATTACTTGCTTTATCTTAGTCCAAAAGCTTTTCCGCTTTCTGTCGTCCAGATTCTTTTTCCAGTTTACGTCAAACTTTTTTCCGTTTTCGGAGTAATCAAAAGGTAATGTCACTGATGCTTTAAATGGACCGGTTCCCCTGTCCAAATAATATGTTTCTTTTTCGTCTCTAAATTGCCTACTGAAAAATATCTTAACAACAGTCACGTCTCTAGTTGAGTAATAAATACTACAATCCGCCCATTTGGGAGTATTTCCATTTTTGTAAAACAAGTCTACCACTTTGTCAAAAGAAAGCTGCTGATTTTCTAATCGATTCCAAATCTTCAAATAGTCGTTCTCCGTTGCGGTCAAATGGTCGCTTGTTTTTCTATCACTCGGCTCCAATATGAATTTGTAATTTGTTGCAAGCTCGTTAAAACACAATTGTCGTGTCAAGTCGTCAAGTTGATTTAACATGAGTCGAAAATTATTTTTGAATGTCTCTTTGTCCATGATTGTGCTCTTTCCAAAAACGCTTGCCACCAACGTTTGTGTTTGCGCAGTGGTGGCTTTTCGAAGCCGCCACTGTCCGCGTGGGCAAACGTTGAACGAAGATAACACTTATAGCTTACACGTCACCCCGCCATTGAGCAAACATTTTGTTGCCAGCAGTTGCTTCTTTCAACTTAACTAATTCATCAACGTTGTCCCCATAAAATTCTATGTCTCTCTTTTTTAATTGCTCTGCTAGTTCATAAAACTCTCTGTCCTTATTTAGCATTAATTTGAGACACATATTCATTATTGGCATTTTCGCGGCATTCTTTGCTGGATAGTTAATTGTGTCGATCAAAGTGTTTAAACTTTCTAATGAGTCAAATCTGTCTGCGAAGGGAATTAGTTTGTTTTTTATTATTCCTTTAACTTCTTCATACATTTCATTTTCATTTGGTATGTCCCAGTACTTAACTTTAGGTTTTGTCGAGAAGTCCGTTAAGATGTCATTTATTGTGCAATAAAAAACACCTGTCTCGGCACTACCCTTGAGGTAGGAGTCGTCTTTCCATACTATTTCTAAAATCTTGGGAACTGTCACTGCAAAATAGATTGTGAACGCTCTCTTGTTGTCACCCGTGCTAATGAAGTGAACATCGATAATTTTTGAGAAGTCGCCTGATAGTTCAAAGAATCTGTTCTTGACTTTTTTATAAGTCGTCAGTTCGTTTTTAAACAGGTTTAAAACTCTTAGTTTGTCGAACTTTATCATTGGTTAGTCTTCACCGTCCCGAAGCAATTGCTGGCAACGTGAATATTTGCGATCGGGCGGGAATTTGAAACTGCGTCCTGTCCCCGGCACCAAACGGAATAAAGATAACAAAACTTTGAATCACACGTCAACCCCGCCTGGCGCAAATATAATGTTAGTGGCAGTTCTATTGTTCTTCAATTAATTTAAAGTTGTCGTCCAGAGTCACGACCTTACCAATTTTGCAGTCCTTTATCTGGCTTAGATAGTCTTTCAAGATTTGGGAATATTTATCTTTCTCGTCAGTACTTAAAGATGTCACGTCAGCAAGTTTGTCAAGTACCTTATTTTCGTCAAGGTCAACTCCGGTGTAAATTACCAGTCCAAAGTCGTAAACCATCTTACTCTTAATTCCAATCAGTCTACTTTTGTCGTCAAACACGTCAGGAATTAGAAATTCGCTTTTGCATTTCTGTCCATTTATTTTCTTGTCGGTATGGATAAACTTCTTTGTCATAGAGTCTCACTTTTGGAGCAGGCTAAATTGCCACTAACGACCTGTGTTTGCGCGGTAGCGGGCTTTCGAAGCCGCGTCCTGTCCCCGACACAAAGCGTTGAACGAAGATACAAACTTCTAACAACACGTCACCCCGCTATTGCCGCAAACACTTTGTTATGCACATGTGCCGCATTCACCCTACCCAAACCACACGGATGGCCAGTGCTTTGATTTGCGTGTTAGCAGGCGCGGCAATGGTATTGGTGTGGTTTTCCGAAGCTCTATTTAGTGTGTTTGCCTACAAACGGTTAGTGATAAACCACAATCATTTCTGCCTGTCAGGTATTCACCAAAACTATTCTATAAGAATCCTTTTTCTAAAGTGGTCACCTTTTGAGTGGGAGACGTCCAAGTAATAGGTTCCCTTAGGCAGTTGGCTTACCGGGATTTTCAAATCTTCATTGTCTTTGGCTGAAAGGGATATCCAGCTTTTTTGGTTTTCATCGAATATCCGAACTTGGGCTGTGCCCGTTTGTTTTATCTTCTTGGTTTTGTTTTCCTTTATGTTTTCACCATTTCCCTTGAATGATATTGTCAACTCGTTACTTGTTGGATTGGGAAAAGATGTGAGGCAAACAAAAGCACCACAACCGTACGGTGGGGGTGACGTGCAAGTGTCCCAATCCCGATATTCGTATTCTTTGCTGCCCAATAAAATTGGAGGTGAACAATCATTTCTACCGAAAGCATATACTATCCTGGTAATACCCACTAAAGGGGGAACGTAAATATCTGCTAAATACGTAAGTCCTTCACCGATGCTTTGGCTGGTGCCTGTTGGATCGTTTTCAGTCCAATAATATCTAGTAACACCATTGTTAGATGCAGGGTCAACCACGGCACGAAGAACCATCCAATGTTCGCAGGCGTCAATATCGTTAATAGTCACATAGGAAGAATTGACTATCGGGGTTGGGGTCACATTTAGATTGATTTCTGATGCGTAATTTCCAGCAATAGCTCTTAATATCACCGTTCCACTTCCTGCTGCTTGAATTGTTACTTGATTATTTCCGATTGAGTTTATTGTAGCAGGACCGGCAACAATTGTCCAAGTTGGTGCTAAACAATTTGGATTCGTTAAATTCACCACACCTGTACAGATAATGTTGGAAGTTGGTTGTTGAATCATGAAATAGTTATTGAGAAATGCTGCCCTTGGTCCACCTGCAGCAAAAATTGCTCTTCCCCTAAGTCTTTGTCCATTCGTAAAAACATTCATACAATTATCATCTGTATAGTCCATATAGTTCATGAACATAGAGCTTGGGTCGGCCACGTTGCACCTTGGGCCAAACCATCTTTGTGCAGTATTTACAGCAACCAGAGGAAAAGTGGGGCAGCCAAAATTGCTGTTTTGTTGCACGGGCGTATCAGCAACAAAGTCATCGCCACAAGTTGAATCGCCCCAAATGTGGCGGAGGTTCAACCAATGGCCTACTTCATGTGTGGCTGTGCGACCTCCGTCATATGGTGCAGTTACATTTCCTGTTCTGCCCATGGACGTGGTCGAGATCACAACTCCATCAACGTTTGGATTTGTTAGAAAGTCAGCTGGCCACGTTGCATATCCCAACGTTCCATCAGTAAAATTCCCAACCCAAATGTTCAAATAACGGTCAGTCGGCCATGGGTCTTGACCACCCTGATTGGTTATCTTTATGCCAATTGAAGTTTCGTCTGTTATTCGCTCATTTGGGTTATTTGGGTTGACGATTGTACTAAAAGTAAACCCAGTCTTGTTTGTGGATCTCCGGGTTACCCCATTTGTAGTATTTCCATTTGGGTCTTGACAGGCTAATCGAAATTCAAAATTATAATCAGAAGCTACACCCGCAAATGCAGCCGGTGTATTTGTTCTATTTGCATTCAATCTCCTGAAGTCCTCGTTGAGCACATCAATTTGCGATTGGATTTGCGCTAAGCTGATATTCAATCCAGTGCCTTCAGTCTCGTTACGGTGCAGCACATGTACCACTACAGGTATGATTATTATACCATTCGGGTCGGCAAGGCGATAGCTTGCGCCTGATTGGTTATTTATATAATTAGTGGTAAAACTCTCCAAGTACACAAACCGTTGGTAACGAGCTGGGTTCTGAATCTGCATCGAGTTGAGATCAAGGCTCATTGGACAATTTCGACTTTGACTAAAAGTAACAATCGCAAAGAGTAAAATGGTGGATGTAGATAATAGCTTTTTCATAGGATACGAATTTAGTTTGTAATCTTTTTCCAAGTATTTGGTCCGACAACACTTGATACATATTGGTATTGAAGAATGTAATAGCTCTCACAGATGACTATTGGTACATACGAGGTTCTTGCTCCTGTTCTCAAATCATAGAAGACCATAACTGGATCTTCATCCTCAGGAAAATTGGTCCCTGAAATTTCCTTTAACCTAACAATTGCAAATTTAGACTTACCAGTTAAAGCTCCACATTTATAGCTAATTGTGGAGTCTCCACTCAACTTCACCATATAGCTTACGCCTTCAGTTTGGGGCGTTAAGTACTTTGTTGGTTGACCGCGCTGAACTCTTTCTTCCTGTAACCAAGTCCATGTTCCCTGAATATACATTTTTACGGAATCCATATTCTTAGTCAATTTGCATGGAGCAACAAATGGTGCTTTTACATTTTCGAGAATGCATGGGTTTTCCTCATCGCTTTCATTGCAAGCGGAAATCAATAAGAGATTAACTAATAGGAAAGAAATTATTTTCATTTAGGTGCGATCTGTTTTTCAACGATTCTGATAACATAAATATAAATTTAGACACTCGTGAGATTAAAAGGTTGCAAAATGTGAAATTAATTTTTGGTAACAGTATCATAATGTATTGTAACTATTGGCTCTTTTGCTTGCTTTGGTGTCGCGCGGTAAGGTGTGGCAAGCGAACGTGCCAATTTTCGAAGCGCGAATCTGTCCCGCGGCATTGTGCATAACGTTTAGCTTGTGGAAGGCGGGCAAATAAAAACCTTCGCCCTGTCCCACGTGATAAAGATAAATAAAGAACTACAAACTTCAATGACGCAAAGTCCCGCCCGCTTGCCACAAGCTTTTGTTATGCACCGTTTTTTTGTATCTCTCCTCTAAATGTTTTTCCTTGTCGAACGTCTTTGTCCCAATGTCAACTAATATGTCAGCCAATGAATATTTCAATTTCTTTGCCATTGGTCGGGCGTCATGGACCAGCGAGTAAACGGTCAATTTTTTGTCTGTCGCTAAATAGTTCCCGTCCTCCAAGTCGTAGAATGCATAAAAAGTCCGATTATCGAAGTCAATGTCGAATATGTCGTCAGGGTTTAATCTGCTTTTTAAATTGTCGTCAAGTTGTTCGTAAAACAAATCTACTTCCGAAGCGGGAAAGTCCACTGAAGTCTGTTGAAGATTTGAACATTCAATTCTGTTTAAATCAAACTCGTCAAGTTCATAATTTGAGTTCTCAATTCTTAGTCCAGCTAAATAGTTGTCATGAATCAGGAATTCAACATTTGCATAGTCGTTCTGTTTTCTCGAAAAAATTCTCTGTCCAGAAAGTCGGTAGTTTCGTTTTCGCTTTTTAAAGTCGTTCAGCGTTGTTCCTGGAAACCCAATTGTCATGAACTTAAAACCTGGGAACAAATCCCAGTCGCTTAGATTGAACAAGTTAGTCCTTCGTCTTTGTTCTTTCAATTCATTAAAGTCGTCAGATAAACTATTTATTAAACTGTCTACTAACGTAGTCCA
This genomic window contains:
- a CDS encoding ribonuclease E inhibitor RraB, which encodes MGLFSIFGNRDDRYVSESTFKKTVKKQKEMNSQTLAQLNKYHVGDDSELSLEFFFYTDQQDKASNLAIELKKLSYNIKTVDKSASDSKLWVVTGWTTPIKMDIGSVTKWTEQMCKIGFDNDCDFDGWGTNPDQGDFTVEEGLTAEQYYNQGTAFFDKGQVRKAEAYYTKAIDLEKRVPLPYYSRAHIKASTGRQLEAIEDYTAALIIDPNFYEALENRGAIKDEMKDYDGAIADYTKSIEINPESSISYLNRGNSKFRKGDKQGACDDWSKANELGDETADENIKTYCK